The following proteins are co-located in the Phragmites australis chromosome 10, lpPhrAust1.1, whole genome shotgun sequence genome:
- the LOC133883165 gene encoding protein ENHANCED DISEASE RESISTANCE 2-like, producing the protein MCPTTPDRRNQHGSAEAGWREEAVAAGSLRQVHLDRGTNGWASPPGDLFHLRARGYFSGGGGRRAKAPSVAEWLLRPAGVDWLRSHSRLDHVLARDDNRVAAAFRRARLRKDPTAHFLLAVNLQVPGRPDAYSAVFYFAAEAPIPPDSLLGRFVHGDDAYRNARFKIVNRIVKGPWLVRATVGNYAACLLGRALTCRYHKGDDYLEIDVDIGSSAIASAILHLALGAVTSVTIDMGFLVESQSEEELPERLFGAVRIAQMEMGAAKYVEPPPDEAMSETAGKAGAGFRVGSAKVANHSRQQEHAGRKVGRSMSCQEREIGGK; encoded by the exons ATGTGCCCGACGACGCCCGATCGCCGGAATCAGCACGGCTCCGCCGAGGCGGGCTGGCGGGAGGAGGCCGTGGCCGCCGGTTCGCTGCGGCAGGTACACCTGGACCGGGGTACCAATGGCTGGGCCTCGCCGCCGGGGGACCTGTTCCACCTGCGCGCGCGGGGGTACTTCTCCGGCGGAGGGGGCAGGCGTGCGAAGGCGCCGTCCGTCGCGGAGTGGCTGCTCCGGCCCGCCGGCGTCGACTGGCTCCGCTCCCACTCGCGGCTCGACCACGTGCTCGCCCGCGACGACAACCGCGTCGCCGCTGCCTTCCGCCGCGCGCGCCTGAGGAAGGACCCCACCGCCcacttcctcctcgccgtcaATCTCCAG GTGCCGGGCCGGCCGGACGCGTACAGCGCGGTGTTCTACTTCGCGGCGGAGGCGCCCATCCCGCCGGACTCGCTGCTCGGTCGCTTCGTCCACGGCGACGACGCGTACCGCAACGCCCGGTTCAAGATCGTGAACCGCATCGTCAAGGGTCCGTGGCTTGTCCGCGCCACCGTCGGCAACTACGCGGCGTGCCTCCTCGGCCGCGCACTCACATGCCGCTACCACAAGGGCGACGACTACCTCGAGATTGACGTGGACATCGGCAGTTCGGCGATCGCCAGCGCCATCCTGCATCTGGCGCTGGGCGCCGTCACGTCGGTGACCATCGACATGGGGTTCCTTGTCGAGTCCCAGTCCGAGGAGGAGCTGCCTGAGAGGCTCTTCGGCGCTGTGCGCATCGCTCAGATGGAGATGGGTGCAGCTAAGTACGTGGAGCCGCCGCCGGATGAGGCGATGTCTGAGACGGCCGGCAAGGCTGGGGCAGGGTTCAGGGTTGGGTCGGCGAAGGTGGCGAATCATAGCCGCCAACAAGAACATGCCGGCCGCAAGGTCGGCAGGTCGATGAGTTGCCAGGAGCGCGAGATTGGAG